The following is a genomic window from Amphiura filiformis chromosome 4, Afil_fr2py, whole genome shotgun sequence.
aaaggacatacttctggcttgaacaggtgtgcGGTAAAGAAAGCCATCCACTCATTCAGCctggatgtctcaaaactaccaacttgcgactttatactcatttcgttgtgGCAGGTCAAAAATCCTTGAGCACTAACTATAACCCTAGTGCTCGAGGAGCAACACTTAAGACTGTTGTGGATATCTCTATTATGCTTTAGGTTCAAAGGTTTGTTAGGACTAATATTGACATTGAATGGgcgtcaaaacaaaattaaatctgTTTGTGTGTTTGCATAGCCTATGGGAGTGTAGCACAATCCCGGGGGAGCTACAATCTGAGCTGTACGGCAATGATAATGCAATCTTGGAAAAAGATCTTGGGACACTTTCCTGTCAAGAACGGAAAACTGACCCATTGAGTAGTAATTAAACAAGGTCATTTGACGAAAGAAATATGCATAATGAAGCTTTAAATTAGCTACTGGTCTCAAAATACGTTATACAGCATGATCGGTAGGTGTAAAATATTCGTCGTTTTGGAAGGTACTATCAGTATCATGTGAGTGCCTCCCCTAAACCTAATTTGCGCTACTTAAATACTTACGAATACCATATCCAAAACCAAAGTAGTTGTAAAGGACATTAAATGAGCATGGAGTCATCTTGTAACACCAATCGTGAGCTGACCAGAGTGTTCATTTGGTGTGTGCCTCGCACGCTAGGAACAGCCCTCACCAAGTGTTTGAGCTACGTTGATGGAATTCAAGTAATAAACGAGCCTTTTGTTAGCGCATTTAACTTTGGTCCTGAGAGTCTTAGGGCAAATTCCGGGGCAGAAACGAATACGGATCCTGTCAAAAAATTTATGGACAGTGCTTCAGCAGTTCAGAATGTATTTGAGAAAGCATTTGATGACAGCAAATGCACATACGGGTGGGTACGACAACAACTAGAGGCTGAATACCCAGGAAAGAAATATTTATTGGTTAAGGACCAGGCGTTTTGCTTGAATGAAAAGTATAACAGTATTCCACCTGGGTTTCGACATGTTTTCCTAATCCGTCATCCCTACAAAGTATATCCTTCGTGGAAGCGTCTACTTACTAAACTATTTAACCTGGATCACGATCCAGCAAGTTTGACTGACCTCGAGGAACTAAATCACCAACCATGTGGCATGGTCGAAATGCAGTTTAACCTTCTCAAATATGTTCAAGAGAACTTGGATCCTAACCCTGTTATTATAGACTCTGATGATCTTCAGAATAACCCAGCTTCGACACTGCGTCAATTCTGTGAAGCTGTTGGGATTCCGTATAATGACAGTCTACTGGAATGGCCGGGGAATCGCGATATCATGAAAACATGGATAGGATCACGCATTGCTCTGCAAGGGAATCTACTGGAGAATGAAGGTGGTTTTTATGAGAATGCTTTGAGAAGCAGTAGCTTCCTTCCCAGTACAGCAACACCCAATCGTAGCGAATTGTCAGAAGATGTTCTGAAAGTTGCAGATGACGCTCTGCCATTCTATGAACAAATGTACCAAATGCGTCTGAAACCGTAAGATATTCGAATATATTTGAGTTGTACAGATGCGAACAgcttcaaaaataaaaaacaaaaataaaaaacggaGACATATTTTCACAGCAATTATTTTATACTGAACTATAACTAAACATTTTACTTTAAATTCCCATCATTATTGTACATAATCTTCACATGAATTATACGGAGAAGTAATCAAGTCCATATTTCTTCATTGCTTGTTAACAATTTTACCTTCAATGACAAAGACCTTTCGTGATCATCATGAGACAGGCGACTATTTGATTCGGTGATATTTATGTGCAAGAACTTTGAGGAGAATTGAATGCACAGCTATTTAATGCACTGTAAAATCATATATTAAGATTTGTAGTACTAACAATTGATTTGGTTTAgaagaatatttattttttacatgcgccattattttttttaatttattgaaATTGAAGACTGAAAAGATTGTTAAATACAACGAGGGTTGtcagccagaaagcctcaactcataaccacctgctcccacaaaatgagcataaagtcgccagggcactatatagaagatacagtccattaatcaggacaaaatttaatagaaaacaaaagacattaaggaggaaatacagggtgtcaaaaaaaagaggcccctcattgtgccctcatttttgcctatttctgaaaagttgatcaaatatattttgatatgtaaagaaacctttaattgttagctctaataaaccaaaacaattatttcaatcggctcacaacttttgaagatatgcccttttaaagacaagtaccgtttttcactctgtccacggatagcaaacatagtggttgggatgggtcatgctctggagtggcctgcaagatcaccagacctcacaccacttgatttcatcatttgtggcaaaatccaagatctttgcaaacgtattactcgCTATATTCtaaagtatccggcgcacaaggttggtacgcaacgcaattgatgcaatgaggactagggctgaaatctgtattcgtcaaggaggcaaccaggtagagggcagagcagcacagtaaactcacttcaaaagaaccaaagacaaaactaaacagcccttttcagggctactgtttattccaaaaagagaaatgacttatgttgtcaataaaaagaaagcaagaaacaataaagtaagaaagtaagaaacataataaaacaaaaaggcataacataaccgagaaaaacataagtaattgcaagtatagcaaaagaagtcccatcacacatcaatttcgcccaaattaatgacacttaacaaaatccataacccataagtccaccggtaaagcccattccctaaaataaagttgttattttataaagttatcatcgaggaatgttttatattcatgcatggtatatgcactttagccaaacctcctccgtggacagagtgaaaaacggatacatttctttaaaagggtatatcttcaaaagttgagagccgattgaaataattgtttcggtttattaaagctaacgggtaaaggcttctttacataccaacatatacttgatcaacttgtctaaaataggagaaaaagagggtgcaatgaggggcctctttttgtttgggacaccctgtattgaatcaatttgaccttgacaaattGTGTTACCTGGATAAGAAAGCACCCAAGATTgttaaaacttttctttttcggatttcttgcaacaagacaaataatttgagatcagtttcatcaaaatcagagcaaatttcaTTTTCACCCCAGTGGACCTCTcacgtcacaatgttactcttttccataactccataaccatgataaccatggTTTGCACGATTGTAGgcatgtaaactgaaatcaatTGCACTAATACTTTTGTACGTGAGTTTTGCTTAAAACGGATTTATAACTTGTGCCAGTTAGTTCTATACGAATCCCTTTCATTCACTGTTTGAGCATGCTGTAAGGTTTTTGGAAGTTTCAACCTGAATTGTGATTTTTTTAGGGCACATCACTACATCAAGATTTTGTTTCGCAAAATACAGTGTATTAAGCCTCAAATTGTTTgtcttgttataataataataataattaaataaaaagaatagtttgcactatgcaGGACATGCGGTTTCCTgggtaacacagcaaaatgggACAGTATCCATTCAGTCCCATTGATTGTGACCTTCGGTTAAGGGATCAgatatttaacagtcatcgaagtaaactttataaatctaaagatatgttaattaaaatgtaaactggcctcaaaaagaaacctataattttcacaaggtcatatcttaaaatcctctccataaaaatgaacaaaattgcacaggattacttcaatactctactctaaacacatgtcagtaaccaagcagttgtccaactgacacaacagcaaaatgcactgacatggaacacctttctggaccaaaattcacatcccaacagatttctaccgttgggttccaattattcgcatgtgaatgtggtccatgaagctgttccgtgtcagtgcattttgctgttgtgtcagttggacaactgcttggttattgacatgtgtttagagtagagtattgaagttatcctgtgtgtaagttttgttcatttttatggagaggattttaagatatgaccttgtgaaaaattaagtttttttttGAGGCCcagtttatgtagctgggaggaaaagtcattCATCACTTGAAAATGTTGACACTTAACGCAAAATAAAGAAGCCTCAAATTGTTTGTCTTgttataataaaaaattaatagtttgcactatgtagGACATGCTGCTACCTgggtaacacagcaaaatgggTCAGTATACCCATTCAGTTCTATTGACTGTGACCTACGGTTAAAGGATcggatagtaacgtttgcacagtattttttgtgggacatgagcacatcagacatatcgaattgcattctgaatacaagtattgtccttctgatatcaaatattttttattttcacaatgtaatacaaattattttatggcaaattattaaaaatttatttttttatttttgatattttaagtcatcgaagttaactttataaatctcacgatatgtacttaaagtgtatgtagctaggaggaaaagccgtccatcatttgtaaattttgacatttcgtattgaagatatacatttttctcaATTCTtgtatcccacaaaaaatactgtgcaaccgTTGCTATCCGTTCCCTAAACAATGTCAATGACGAGAAATAAATAACCAAAAGTCCAATAAAGATGTTAATTCTAGATGACTTGGATTTTATTCAACAAATACCTTTTGTGTTACAGGAAATGTATTTGTGTACAGTAGCTTTTTATGTGTACAACAGCTTGATAAGTTTGTGCTAGATGGTAGAAATTTGGTAGGACTTTACCCTTGTTTAACTTATTaagcttatttgtttgtttacctaggttggtCCTTAAAGGACACATACTAAcagatttaatattttatttagcTCTTAAAACCAGAAAGATAAATTAGTACTAATTGTAACCTAATGGGTAAGAACTTTGGGGAAGTTCAAATTTAGTCATTATTCTTTCTCAGtaattttcatcttttaattacaagtacataaaaaaaattatatgggTTAAAAATCATCACAATTCTGGAATTTCCCCACTTGACAAATTCATAACGTCACATTATTTAACATCTGAATTTCATAATTAACGATTTCAGTGCATTACCATATAACCTTATATTCTGTCCCTGTTCTTCAAGAACTGACATCTTTGATAATGGTCCATTCCAATTATACCATTTTTCATCTCGACGAGGTAGCGACATCGACACACTGAGCAGCTGTTTCTTGCATGCATCTATGcagtgtttttaaaaatattcatgTGTGCGCCAGTGATTTGACCAAAAATGACGGCACTACCTCGCCAAGGTGAAAAGCAGCCATTTGGAATTCACTGACATAGTGCATGCTAGTATctattggttactggttcaagcctaggctcatacacctattccaattatgatatacaataggctttgtgttgtgatcatttcgatcagtggttcgtaataaagaaagcgtgagccagttgaccaagcaacggtcatattgtaacatgcACTACACCAGTGAagactttttcataaaatgcTTACAAATAATATGCATATTACAATATCCTAATACAAATATGTGCTTTCTTTAATTCACCAagaactttgatgaaaatggcaTTATCTAGGAGTATAAACAGTCAATTAACACACCACTGCAGAGAAAGAATTCCCCAAAACTTCCAAGTCTGAAAAAAACTTTTATCCAATCCGCAAATACATTGTACTTATTAAGTTCCTGGAGTGAGTTGACAAAGGTCTGTTACATTTTCAATGTGTTCAATATGACTATAGACGTGTTTCAAGccctctcctatatcagattatGCTTCTCACTAAAGTACAACTTTGAACTCCATCTATTCTAATTATTGAAGATGACAAATGTATCTATGTGTAAATACACTGCATATTCATGTGCATCATGAATAAAATGAATATGCAACAATAAATACTACTGGTAATGAAAGAAACCTTTGTCTTTAAGATACTTATTTCCCTTATGTACATACAAAAAAATATCTGCCTGAACACTGGACAGGTTTAATGCAAGCTACTTTTGGTGTTTTTTCCCATTATGTTTTTTACACTCCAAAATGAGTCTTGCAAGTATCAAAAGGAACAAAATAATTCTTATATGAGTGGAAAACAAAATTTCAAGTTACAATTTCCACATAATTTGATGCAGTACTTGTCAATCAGAAGGAACACCATGTGTTTAAGCAGCATGAACATATTGTGAATATTATCAAGAATATTAGGAGGCCGGTCAAGTACAGATCCGCCGGAAcatgcttttcaatacggaataaatgctaatctcatcatgacatcatccaagcagcaaagtttaTTTTCCATTGAAATatcgttatccgacggatctgcagtcgaccattctgttaGATAGCAaaaaattgtgtgattttctgtcaatggagcaaaatttgtttGATATTTGGACTGAACATCAATGCTTGATATCAATGGACTTGTTAATTGAGAAAACATTTAATCTTTGTGTGCAATGTACTGACCAAATATAATTttaccattaattctgattaataattgatagttcattaatagcAAGTATCGATGCAGCATTGATGGTCGACCATCAAATAAATTTGGCTGCTCTGTCTAAGCTCATATGTAATTTTCATTAACCGTATGCTGTAAAGACAGTTCAGGCAATTTACAAGGTTGCATACAATTGTATTCTATGCTTTTCTTTTCTGACCCCACTTTTTTTAACTTAAGTTTCTTTTCTACCACATGGACACTTTTTTTTGGTTTTAACTTAAAGCTatcacttgaaaaaaaaaaaccagatgtGGAAGTGAGAGTTGAACTGACCAGCTATATGTATGACGCATTGGATGACCTAGGGGACCTACCCATGTTACTCTGCCCATATTCCCAGGAAACACTATTCCCAATGTGTGGCTTTAAATTTCTTCTCAGCCACATGGATAATTCCTCATTCATGTTCAGTTGCAGGGGAAACTCACTACGAAATGCTTTACAGACAATTACATTACATAGAAACACATGATACTTTTTGTTAATAGCTTAAAAATCATGACGATGGTATTTCTCTGGATCAAAGAAGGACACAACCACTACGCGATTGGCAAATTTGCGTCCAGCCAGGGCTTGCTGAGCTTTCTGCGCTTCTATTGCATTGGCAAACTCAACGAAAatctgaaaaaagaaaagaaaacaaatcagtaaaaataaaatgatctgtaactataccgtgtgcaataagttcGTTCCGCCCCTACCCCCAAGCATTTATAATGTAATCAAAATTAAACTTACATAATACATTTTaggatatattttgatatttgttattTTGGTACATTAGTAGAGATGTTTAaccaatttatttgaagtcatgGTATCCTTGGTGGTCAATCACATGATCACCTTCAAATCACGCTTTCCCAAGATACTGTTCACTAATGGCACAACAAGTTCCTTATTCTTGTCTAGGCTTGGTCATACATTCTGGACTCTTTCTGCAATTTGTGTTATGATTTTGCAATAAGAAGTTTCACAAAAACCTTTCTTTTAGAATAGACCACAATTTCCCTATAAGGTTAAGACATTTCGTCCTCCATTCTCTATCAATTTGTCTTTCCTTGGACAAGCCACTGTCGGGTTTTCTTGAACGCCATCTTTAAATTCTCTGAGGTTTGTGGTCCTTTAAATTCCTCAAAACAGACGTTTGTCCACACTACAAGAAATGCAAAATGCCTGGAGAATTTTTACACCATGTTTGCCTTAAGAACATTCATAGCAAGTAATCC
Proteins encoded in this region:
- the LOC140151335 gene encoding uncharacterized protein, with translation MESSCNTNRELTRVFIWCVPRTLGTALTKCLSYVDGIQVINEPFVSAFNFGPESLRANSGAETNTDPVKKFMDSASAVQNVFEKAFDDSKCTYGWVRQQLEAEYPGKKYLLVKDQAFCLNEKYNSIPPGFRHVFLIRHPYKVYPSWKRLLTKLFNLDHDPASLTDLEELNHQPCGMVEMQFNLLKYVQENLDPNPVIIDSDDLQNNPASTLRQFCEAVGIPYNDSLLEWPGNRDIMKTWIGSRIALQGNLLENEGGFYENALRSSSFLPSTATPNRSELSEDVLKVADDALPFYEQMYQMRLKP